TCCTTGATCATGCAAGGTCCACAAGGCTGCTTTTTGGTTAATTTGTTTCAATCCTTGATTTACCCAGGTGTTACAAGTATAGAATAAACTATAGCTTCCCCTAGCTTCATAAAACGCATCTGATTGGTGATATCCTTCCACTTCAATGCGCTGATATGCTCCTTCTTTTTTGTCAAAGCTCGCATCAATATAATGTACCAATGCTTGATATTCGGTTGTAGACAGCTTTACTTCTACTGTGTTTTCATCTAGTGCAAATGCGCCATAAGCCGTCACATGCATCGCTGATTCCCCAACCCCTGATAATGCGCTTAAAGCGGTGGTCATACGCAAATCGCTCCAGGAAGGAGTATCGATATAAAATCCTTTATCTCCCCAACCGAAAGCCAGCCACTTGGCTCGATTTAGCGGTTGCTCCACTTTTGTACGCCAATCGATGACCTCATGAACGACTGGCACAACAAAATCGGTATGTACACCGTTGGTTGACAAATAGATAGTCACCTCATCTTCCGTTGCTTGTCTTTTTTCGCTTACTACCGTATTGGGCACGAAAGACAATCCATAGAAAACTGCCACGTAAACCGCAACAAAAGTAAAGAAACACAGGGTAAACACTTTTAAAAAACGTGCGATTTTTTTTAGCATATTCTACACAATCAAAACCTAAATATACAAAAAAAGAGAGGTTTTGTAAACCTCTCTTTCTTCAATTCTTCTTCTATTATTGTTATACATTAAAGCGGAAATGCATTACATCACCATCCTTAACAATATATTCTTTACCTTCTACTCTTAACTTTCCAGCTTCTTTTACTTTTGCTTCTGAACCAAATGTTACATAGTCATCATAAGCAATAACTTCAGCGCGAATGAATCCTTTTTCAAAATCAGAGTGAATTACTCCTGCAGCTTGTGGTGCAGTATCTCCAATATTAATCGTCCAAGCTCTTACTTCTTTTACACCAGCTGTAAAATACGTTTGCAATTTCAACAACTGATAAGCTGAACGAATTAATTTTGATGAACCTGGTTCTTCTAAACCTAAATCTTCTAAGAACATCTGACGTTCTTCGAATGTCTCTAGCTCTGTAATATCTGCTTCAGTTCCAACAGCCAATACAATTACTTCTGCATTTTCGTCTTTCACTAACTCTTTTACTTGCTCAACATAAGCATTTCCATTTACCGCTGCTCCTTCATCTACGTTACATACGTATAATACCGGTTTCGTAGTAATCAATTGGAAAGCTTCTAATAATTCTTCTTCGTCTTGGTTTTTAGCCTCTACTATACGAGCTGATTTTCCTGCTAATAATGTCTCCCTGATTCGCTCTAATAAATCTGCCTCTACTTGTGCTTCTTTATTTCCAGTTTTAGCCGCTTTTTTTACTTTATCTAAGCGTTTTTCTACTGTTTCAAGGTCTTTCAATTGCAATTCAATGTCAATTGTTTCCTTGTCGCGAATAGGGTTTACTTTCCCATCTACGTGTACAATATTATCGTTATCGAAGCAACGCAATACGTGAATGATTGCATTACACTCGCGAATATTTCCTAAGAATTGATTTCCTAATCCTTCTCCTTTACTTGCTCCTTTCACTAATCCAGCGATATCAACGATTTCTACTGTTGCTGGCAAAACGCGCTCTGGATTTACCAATTCTTCTAATTTTAATAAACGTGGGTCTGGAACGTTTACAACTCCTACATTGGGTTCAATCGTACAGAATGGGAAGTTAGCACTTTGTGCTTTTGCGTTTGATAAACAATTGAATAGCGTTGATTTTCCAACATTAGGCAATCCTACAATACCTGCTTTCATATCTTTAGTAACTTAGTATCTTTTTATAATGGTTGCAAATATATTCAAATTTTACAGAAATTCTTCTATAATCCGCTACATTAAAAGGAAGAATACCTTCTAAAAACGTAAACCACCCCTTTTTAACCCTGAAGTTTCCCTCCAATAGCAGAAAGATTGTACTTTTGTCTTTGATTCAATTTATAGCCTATGTTACTTGAAACCCTTCAAATTAAAGAGATTCATACCCCACCCTATCCCATGCATTTACTTTTACTTGCGGATGAAACAGTAGAAGCCATTGAACAGTACTTGTATGAGAGTCGCGTCTATAGTGTTTGGCATCATGAGGATGAGTTGGCTGTTTTTTGTCTGTATCCCCAGGATACAACTTGTTTAGAAATTAAAAATATCGCTGTTAGCACCACCTACCAAAATCAACATATTGGCAGCTTTTTAATTGAGAAGATTAAGGAAATTGCACGCCAACAGCAGTATCAAACCCTCGTTGTCGGAACTTCAGACACAGGAGAAGCACAGGTTCGCTTCTATGAACGCAATGGGTTTGTGCAATACGACAAACGAAAAAACTTCTTTATAGACCATTATCCTGAACCTATCTTTGAAAATGGCAAGCAAATGATTGATATGGTTTTGTTACAATTACACCTTTAAATAAATAAAAACAGTTATTCAAAATCAAAAAGAGAGTATCTCAAATAGACACTCTCTTTTTCTTCTATACAATTTTATGAAATCCTGATTTTACATCTATTTATTTTAATTATACTCTACGTCCAAGTTTATTGCTTTTTTAAACCTATGGGAATATCATAAAACCCCTTCATCAACAAGTAATTCAGAAACTTCCGAAACTAATCTTGTGGTTTAAGAACTTATCCTACTTACTACCATCATTTTATAGCCCTATGTATTACTCTACTTTTTAACTCGCTGTCGAATCATTGGATTGGTTATCAATAAACTTTTTACCTTAAAAGGCACAAAAGTATAGTTGAGTCGATCTGGATCGTATCCTACATCCGTTGGAGTAAGTGGTATTGTTGGTTGAGAATTTTTATTTATTATTACGCCACTCAAAGTTTCTCTAAATCGAACTTTGGCTTGATTATAAACACCTCCTCGATTCAAATCTTCTTGTGTCAAGGTGTATTCTAATGTATATATCCATGTTTCTCCTACGTCCAAAACATTATCCGCATTGATACTCTTTTGAGGTATTGCTGTTATAGTACCTCCGAGTAATGGATCTATTAATACAATTGAATACAAATTAGCCCCTCCATTATTAACAAGTTTTATTTTATATGTAATTGTCTCTCCAATTTGCGCAAGACCACCAGCATTACTATTCGTTAGGAATCCATCTTTGACAAAACTCAACGGTTCAGTACTAAATACAACCGTTTGATTTGTTTTAATATTATTACATAATCTCGTTAATCCGTTATTATCACATTCATAATGTGCATCAGTTGGAGGTACATTATTTTGATTCGTTGCATCTGGATCATTTACATTACTAGGACGAAGAATTGCCCCTTCAACTGCTATTTGAGTAGATGTTGAAAAAGGATTCTCTGCTCGTAAAGTTATTTTATATTCAATTTCACAACCATTTATCAGATTCAACTTTGATGTATACCGCTGTTTTTGTGCATCATACAAGATAGCTGTACTTTCTGAACCACAAGTAGAAGAAACGAATACTGTTTAATAGGGGTAAATCCTGTGGGGATTTGAAAGGTAAACGTAGCTCCTTGAACATCATTCGGTCCATTATTTTTAACCTTAATGGTATAAACAATGTTCTCCCCATTACTAATCAGTGTCTTATTGGCCGTCACAGCCACAACTTCCAAATCCGCTATCTGTTGAGCGGCATTAACCTCTTCAGAAATAGTGCTCCTTTGTGCAAATGTATAAGTATCCAGTGCTGTATTAAATCCGAATGCTGCTTCAAATCTATTTGCGTTAACTCCAAATATCCGTCCATTGACATGACTTGAGGTTCCATTGGGAAATAAAATATGATTCGCATTTTCAGGATACGTCCTTCCTCCGTTTGTATATACAAGTCCCGGAAAAATTGTAGTATCATCCCAATATATTTTATCTGACACAACGGTTTGCAAATCGGTTGACAATAATTCCAAAATCAACCCTCTTGGGTTTAATTGCCCGTTGATAAAAGGGACATGAATTTCACCAAAATTTGAATTCAACTCAACAGATACAATCGCCTCATTCAAAGGCACTAGATTTCTTGCCCCATCATATCCATCCCAAAGAACACTATTTCTCCCTAATATACTTCGGCCTTGTAATATACGTTGAGGAAAGTTACTTGCAGATCCAGCTTTCGGCTTAATCACAATTTTATACGTACTAGTACTTTCGTTATCAAAGGTTATGTTCTTCGCATACTGTTGTCCTACTATTGATTCAACTTGTGTATTCGTAACCATGCTTGTAGCATTTTTTTCTTTGGGCCTCAACCAGGTATCATTTCCGCCTGGTGCACCTTTTGCTGTTTCAGGCATATTACTATCTGGAAGATTATAAAAGACCCTACAATATTTTGTAAAATCTGTCCCGATTAAGTCTGGAAATCCATATCGAATACGCACCGGACCCAAATTAATAGCCTTCATACTTTGATAAGAAGGCTCTTCTGAATTATCTTCTTTTCCATATCCTTTATTACTAGCTGAGACATATATCGTGCCTCCATAATGTCCATTGGAATTGAAATTATAAACATACCCATCTCTTGTCAAAAATTTAAATTGACCATAAAACCCTTCTTGAGGGGTTATTGGATACCCTGTTGTTCCAGGAATAGGTGGGTTTGGTACAATAGAGTTAAACAAGGAGAGTGAATAGGTAAATACTCGTCCCTTAACCCAATTCCAAGTTGATCCTGAATTTTTAGCTACTGAGATATCCCATGCAACTAAGAAATAAATGGATGAAGCAGCAGGCCATTCTGTAGCCTTAGAAAAAGGAATATACACATCATTATATCTCTCGTCTCCAATAAATTCTACACTATAGATTCCTGCTCCCCCCCTTGGAACCGTATAATATATAGGTTCATAATAATTCCCCCCTGAAGCTTGATTAGGAAGTTTCGGACCCGCTAATTCAGCTGTACGATTTGGAATATGTCCTTTTACTCCATCAAAAGAAAGAGAAATTTGAGTTCCATTTGGGTCATATAAGAAAATTCGAGGATTGCTACTTCGTTGCGCATCAGTTGCAATTGCAATTTGTTCTCCTTCTTCTGCATATACATAATGTACTCCCTTTGGATTAGGAACAAAAGATGGAACACTGTTAACATCTGAAAAATGTCGAAAATGTAACATTCCTCTTCCCCCCAATGCTCCTGCAGGATATAAATCTTTCGATCCTTCTGCCCATACGCTTTGCACCCCCAGTAACACACAAAAAACCACTCCAATTAAAATAGGTAGCTTTTGTATTCTATTATATTTTATTTGTATCATCTTTCTTTCAATATTTATTACTACCTCTTTTTTTCGAATCTCCTTTCTTATACTAAAGAATAAGATTTTTCAGATAAGCCCCCCTATTTAAGAACAAATACAATATTCATATAAGAATTCGATGATGCATTTGCCTTAACGGTATAGGTCAATTTACCATCCGCACTGATTGAAAGGTTTTCAAACACTTCTTCATCATAATAAGTAATATAATAATACAGATCACTTTGATTTAGTACTGAAATATCATTTGGCGCTCCAGCACTGCCAATAATTCCACCGCTATAGACCATCGGAACAGTACCTGCAGGACCATGCGAAATAGGATATGCAACAGCTGTAGCAACAGTTTTTGATCCTCCTGTGAATTGATTTACATACTCTTGATATAGATCACGAGTTGCAGTTCCTGTAACGCTAGTGTCAAAAATAACAGCGGGCATATAGAAGAAATTAGGAGCAACTTGAGTGCGATCTTTCCATACTGGTTTTCTATCTACACCTGTTATCAAAATCTTATTGGGTTCGGCTTCTTCCATATCAATAGGTTTAATTGTACCATCTTGAATATGAGCCGATGTTATAGCATTATTATTAAGGGTTAGCTTTAATGATTTTAATACTGCCTTTTCAACTTCAGTTTCTACTACACCATCGACAAGAATACCAATAACACCATCTGTAATCAACGACTCTCCGGCCCCTTGTAAAACTGTAGTTAAATCAATTAACTCTTTTACCCATTGACCATTAACTTCATGAGTAACATAAAAAGCCCCATTCTCATAGGTAACATTTTCATAGGAGTTCTTTAACTCATTGATGATATTGGTAATGAATTCCTCTTTATTAGCTAATTGAGTAATAAAATTTTGATTATCGATTAAGTTTGTAACAAACTCACCGTTGTTGGCGATGGATGAAATTGCTAAATAGACACTATGATTCTTTGTATCTGTAATTATCAACGATTCTTCCCCATTAAGATTGGGATTAGCACCAATCGTAAAGCTATTATTCATTCTATCCGTTATACTATCCTCTGACGATAAACGCACCCATTTATTGCCTTTCCAGTAATAAAATCCTGAAGTCAAAGCACTGTTTCCTACGTGATAAACCAATAAACTCTCCTTCATTTCTCCAACAATAGGCGACTGAACATCTATTGCGACTAACTCAACTCTAGGTAATAGTACCCCCTTATTAGACGTCACAACATCTAATTGTGCTGAATCAGCGGGTGTTTTCGTTCCTACTCCCATTTGAGCCATTGCTGAACCGCTTAAAATAAGCATTGCTAGTGGAATTAACTTTCTTAACATATTTCTTTTTTTTTGATAACTAATTTCATTTTTCCGGATCAAACCTTCAAAACATCATTTACAAATATCAGAAATAATTAAAATTTAATTAATAATATTGAAATTTTAACAATTTAAATGAATCAAAATTGTTAAAACATAAAATAAAAACAAATAAAAAGATAAACCTCATTTAGTAAGTAAATAACGTATAATAAGGTAAAATATAGGTTATGTTTTGTGATTTATTAGCAGACAAAGCAACTTCAGCAAGCAGCTAAATCGCAAATTAAAGAAGAGTAAAAAATAGTAGAAAACCATTTTAATGACCAGTTGTCATTTTCTCTTTATAATATCCTTACTTTTAAACGCAATACAAATTGAGCAAGTGACCTTAAATTGTTAAAATTTCAAGAAGTATCCTATCAATCAGCAGTTTTATTCCCTCGATAAATAAAAGCCCTCTTCCCTCTATTATTTCGAAAAAGAAAAGACCTTATCAGTACAAAATAAGAATAGCACTTTATTCTACATCGCCTGTTAATCTCAAAATAGTTTTATTTTATCAACTTACAAGAACGAAATAAACACAACTCCATAAATTCTACTATTTGAACAAAAAAAGGGCGTAATCCTTTTTATTAGGCATAAAAAAAAGGCTATCGCAATGCGATAGCCTTTTCAATTTTATATTACTTGAAACTGTTAATCTTCTTCGTCAGCAATTTCTAAATCTTTTAATGCATCTAATGAATCATCTGCAGGATCTACAAAATCATCTTCATCCTCGTCATCGAAGTTTTCAATACGATCGGCTAACTTAGTACTTACTTTAACTAGATAGATGGTGTCTTCTGTTCTCACTTCAACAGCCTCAACAGTTTCGTTTTTAATATTTTTAAAACGAATAATATCTGAATCGTCATAACCATCAGGAAATTTTTCCACTAATAGTGTCAAAATTTCGTTTGTTAATTTCGCGTAATCAACAATTACTCTCTTCATTTTATATTTATTGCTTTATTTCGTTTTCAAATGTAATAGCTAAATCCTAATTAACAAATAAAATGCCAATTATTTTATCAAGATTTTTTATCTATTCATTACTGACCTAAAATGTATGCAAACACTAATGGAGCCACAATTGTTGCATCTGATTCAATTACGTATTTCGGTGTATCAACATCCAATTTACCCCATGTAATCTTCTCGTTAGGCACAGCCCCAGAGTAAGATCCGTATGATGTTGTAGAGTCAGAAATTTGACAGAAATACGCCCAGAAAGGAACATCTTCCCATTCTAAATCTTGGTACATCATTGGTACAACACAGATAGGGAAATCTCCAGAGATACCTCCAGCGATTTGGAAGAATCCAACTCCTTTACCTCCAGAATTAGCACGGTACCACTCTGTTAAGAAGATCATGTACTCAATTCCAGATTTTACTGTATGTACGTTTAATTTACCTTTGATTACGTTTGAAGTAAAGATATTACCACAAGTTGAATCTTCCCATCCAGGAACAACGATTGGTAAGTTTTTCTCTGCTGCAGCAACGATCCAAGAATCTTTCGGGTCAATTTCGTAGTATTGTTCTAATACTCCTGAATTTACCACTTGGTATAAGAATTCATGCGGGAAATAACGCTCTCCTTTTGCTTCAGCAGCATGCCATACGTCTTCTAAGTGTTTTTGCAAACGACGGAATGCTTCTTCTTCTGGAATACACGTATCTGTAACGCGGTTATAGTGATTGTCTAATAATTCTCTTTCTTGCTCTGGCGTTAAATCTCTATAGTTTGGTACTCTTTTGTAGTGAGAGTGTGCTACTAAGTTCATTACGTCTTCCTCTAAGTTAGCTCCTGTACAAGAAATAAAGTGAACTTTATCTTGACGGATCATTTCAGCTAATGAAATACCTAATTCTGCAGTACTCATTGCTCCTCCCATAGAGATAAGCATTTTTCCACCTTCTGCTAAATGCAATTCATATCCTTTTGCAGCATCTACTAATGCAGCAGCATTAAAGTGTCTATATTGATGCTCAATAAACTGACTAATTGGTCCTTTACTCATTTTATTAATCTTTTATATTTTATTGTTTATTTATTTTTGTTGTAACCTAATATTTCTAAAACTTCATCTGCCGTTTGTTGTTCAGAGAACAATTCAGAAGCAATGATTCCATTCTCATCCTTATCAATCAAGATGTGTTTTGGTTGCGGAATTAAACAGTGGTGAATTCCACCAAATCCTCCAATCGTATCTTGATACGCTCCTGTATTAAAGAATCCGATATACAATGGTTTCTCTTTGTTATACTTTGGCAAATAAATCGCGTTCAAGTTTTGTTCTGAGTTGTAGTAGTCATCACTATCACAAGTCAATCCACCTAACAAAATACGCTCATAAGCATCGTTCCAACGGTTAATTGGCAACATAATGAATCTTTTGTTAATTGCCCATGAATCTGGTAATGTTGTAATGAAAGAGGAATCAATCATATTCCATTTCTCTCTGTCATTTTGTTGTTTTTGGTACAAAATTTCATAAATCGCACCTCCACTTTCTCCAACAGTATAAGATCCAAACTCCGTAAAGATATTTGGCACATCTACTTCTGCTTCTTCACAAACAATTTTAATTTGATTGATGATTTCATCTACCATGTATTGGTAATCAAATTCGAATGCCAATGAATCTTTGATTGGGAACCCTCCACCGATATTCAAACTATCTAATGTTGGACATTCTTTTTTCAGTGTAATATACACTTTTAAACATTTCACTAATTCATTCCAGTAGTATGCCGTATCACGGATTCCTGTATTAATGAAGAAGTGAAGCATTTTCAATTCTACTTTTGGATTTTCTGCAATTTGCTTTCTATAAAAAGGCAGGATGCTTTTGTATCCAATTCCCAAACGAGACGTATAAAACTCAAATTTAGGAGATTCTTCTGATGCAATACGAATACCAATTTTGAATTTCTTCTCAATTTGGTCTTGCAACAATTCTAATTCCTCGTAATTATCAATAATTGGAATTGTTTTTTCGTGCTTGTTATTAATCAGATTTGCAATATTATCAATGTACTGTGAACGTTTGAAACCATTACAGATAACGAACGTATCTTTGTTGATTTTACCAGTATCCAATAATCTTTCTACAATATTTACGTCAAAAGCAGAAGAAGTTTCTACGTGAATATCGTTTTTAAATGCTTCATTTAACACATAAGAAAAATGAGAACTCTTTGTACAATAGCAGTAGTAGTAATTTCCTTTATACTTGTTTTTTTCCATTGCCTTTCTGAAAATCCCTTTTGCTTTTGCAATGTTATCAGAAATTTTAGGCAAGTACGTAAATTTTAATGGTGTTCCGTATTTTTCAACTAATCCCATTAAATCGATATTGTGAAATTGAAGATTGTCTTTGTTCAATTTGAACTCCTCTTGCGGGAAGTAAAAAGTTTGGTTGATTAAGTCAACATATTTTGTATTCATTTGAAAAGTCAATTTTAAAAGTTATTAATTATTGTAATTTAAACGGTACTACAACCGCTTTTCAAACTCTAATATTGGCAAATACAATAGGAAGCTTGTTTCTAAAACGGAATGAGTTCAGAGCTTCCTTTGAATATTTAATAATAGTATATACAAAATTAGCCTTTTGTTTTCTCACAAAACGCTTAATGTTCCTTCGAGATGAAACACATAATCTAATATATAAAACATCCATTTTCACGAGCGCAAATGTAACAAAATATTAAATCGAATTTCCAAAAACGCGGTTAAAATCGCGACTATTTTAAATAATCCTCGAACCCTTTCACAATCAAATCCTTAGACACCTTCTTATTGTAAGAACACTGCCCGATATTCGCTAGTAAAACCATTCGAATCTCTCCTGCTCTATTTTTCTTGTCAAACTTTAACCATTCCACTATTTCTTCAATGTCTGTCTGGGTAAATAATTGTTTCCCATAAATATATTGTATAGACTCTTTGATTTCTTGATAAGTGGTATTATTTAACCCTAAAATAACAGTTGAGATATATGCTTCTACAACCATACCAACAGCAATGGCCTCTCCGTGCAACATACGATTTTTTGTTGGATTTGTCAAATAATAACTTTCCACCGCATGTCCAATCGTATGTCCAAAATTCAATATTTTGCGCAATCCTACTTCTTGAGGATCCTCTTGTACCACTTGATTTTTAATCACTACCGAATGGTAAATCAGCGTTTCAATATCGCCAAAATCTACTTGGGCAATATTTTTCAGGTGATTGAAATAGGCTTCATCATAGATTAATCCATGCTTCAACATCTCAGCATAGCCCGATTTCAGTTCTCTTGGATCTAAAGTTTCCAGATAAGTAGCATCAATAACCACCATTTGAGGCATCGTAAATGTCCCAATCGCATTTTTCACTCCTTGTACATCCACGCCTGTTTTCCCACCAATAGAAGCATCAACCATGGCTAAAAGCGTTGTTGGAACCAGAAAGCAATCAATCCCTCTCATATAAACAGAAGCCACAAAACCTCCTAAATCAGTGACAACCCCACCTCCAACTGCAATAACCGCACTGTGTCTATCCAGTTCCAAATCAAGCATGGCAGACCAAACGCCTTCACATGTTGCTAAGTCTTTGGCTGTTTCGCCTGGTTCAATTTCAATAATTTCAAAAGGAATAGTTGTGGGAAGGTTTGCTAAAAAATGAGGCAAACAAAGTTCATTACAAGTTGAATCTGTTAAAATCAGCAACTTACTGTATTGTTTTTCGTTCAAAAAGTCACCTAAAATCGCATAACTTTCTACGCCAAAATAAATAGGATAATCAGCTGTTTCTACTTTTATCATTTAAATTCATTTTCTACACAAAGTAAAGTATAAATATTTGAATAAAAACTAAAAGAGTAGCTATATTTGCACAACAGTTATTATTAGCAAATAATGAAAAATTTATTTAACAATACAGAAGTAGCTTTTGCACTTAAGAATAATAAGGAGTTAAAAAGGGCTCACTTTTTATTTAAAATGATTAGCAAACCCGCACTTGTAAAAATGGGGTCCTCTTTAGCTAATTTTGCCATCAAAACACATTTACCTGTAACAGGATTAATACGATCGACGGTTTTTGACCATTTTTGTGGAGGAATCAACGAAGAAGATTGTTTGAGTGTAGTTGATAAAATGTACAATCAAGGGGGCGTTGCATCAGTATTAGACTATTCTGTAGAGGGAAAAGAAACCGAAGAACAGTTTGATGCAGCCTTAAACATGACCATCAAAACGATTGAATTTGCTAAGGCTAGACCTGATGCTATTCCATTTGCAGTTTTCAAACCAACTGGATTTGGTCGTTTCGATATGTTTGTTAAAAAAGGAGAAGGCAAACCATTTACAGCTACAGAAGAAAAAGAATGGGAACGCATTGTGTACCGTTTTAACATGGCTTGTAAATTTGCCTACGACAATGATGTTCTTTTGTTAATCGATGCAGAGCACAGCTGGATGCAAGATGCAGCAGATGCGATTGTATTGGACATGATGCGCAAGTACAACAAGGAAAAAGCATTGATTTACAACACGGCTCAAATGTATCGTTGGGATCGTTTACAGTTCTTAAAAGACTTACATGTCATTGCGAAAGCAGAAGGTTTCCATATTGGAATGAAAGTGGTTCGTGGGGCTTACATGGAAATTGAAAGAGAACGCGCTGGGCAAAAAGGATATAAATCGCCTATTTGTGTAGACAAACAAGCAACAGATATCAATTATGATGCTGGGGTTACTTTCATGTTAGAAAACATGGACTGTATGGCTTTATTTGCAGGAACGCACAACGAAAACAGTTCGAAATTGGTGATGGAATTGATGGAGAAACACAACATCGCACATCATGACAAACGACTTTTCTTTGGTCAATTATACGGAATGAGCGATAATATCAGTTTCAACTTGGCTAAAGCAAACTACAATGTAGCGAAGTATCTTCCGTTTGGTCCAGTACGCGACGTAATTCCGTACTTAATTCGCCGAGCACAAGAGAATACATCGGTAAAAGGTCAAACAAACCGCGAATTGGATTTGATTGAAACAGAAATGAAAAGACGCAAAATTTAATTGCTGCTTGATATAAAAATAAAGGCGTGTTTCTTTTCGAAATACGCCTTTATTTTTACACTTATATTCTACCTGTTTTTACAATACACTATCTTATCTTTTTGATTACTATAGCATTGCGAAGTTGTCGCTGTCCGAAATGATCTTGTTTTCGATTATCTGAAGGGTAATTAATTACCCCGTGAACAGGAGTAGCTGTATGATTTGATATCCACATGGTTGTCGATCCTCCTCCATCTATGTTCAAGGCTTCTTGCACAGGAAAATACTTTTGAATAAATTCAGTCAATTCCTTAGCACTCATTCCTTCAGCCCTCGTACTTCGCCCATCAACTGTAATCAATAATACTTCCTTTTCCGTTAGCGCAACTGCAGTTCGAGGATGTCGAACGCCTTGATGTCGTTCAGGATTTTCATAA
The window above is part of the Myroides odoratus DSM 2801 genome. Proteins encoded here:
- a CDS encoding proline dehydrogenase family protein, whose amino-acid sequence is MKNLFNNTEVAFALKNNKELKRAHFLFKMISKPALVKMGSSLANFAIKTHLPVTGLIRSTVFDHFCGGINEEDCLSVVDKMYNQGGVASVLDYSVEGKETEEQFDAALNMTIKTIEFAKARPDAIPFAVFKPTGFGRFDMFVKKGEGKPFTATEEKEWERIVYRFNMACKFAYDNDVLLLIDAEHSWMQDAADAIVLDMMRKYNKEKALIYNTAQMYRWDRLQFLKDLHVIAKAEGFHIGMKVVRGAYMEIERERAGQKGYKSPICVDKQATDINYDAGVTFMLENMDCMALFAGTHNENSSKLVMELMEKHNIAHHDKRLFFGQLYGMSDNISFNLAKANYNVAKYLPFGPVRDVIPYLIRRAQENTSVKGQTNRELDLIETEMKRRKI
- the aroB gene encoding 3-dehydroquinate synthase, translating into MIKVETADYPIYFGVESYAILGDFLNEKQYSKLLILTDSTCNELCLPHFLANLPTTIPFEIIEIEPGETAKDLATCEGVWSAMLDLELDRHSAVIAVGGGVVTDLGGFVASVYMRGIDCFLVPTTLLAMVDASIGGKTGVDVQGVKNAIGTFTMPQMVVIDATYLETLDPRELKSGYAEMLKHGLIYDEAYFNHLKNIAQVDFGDIETLIYHSVVIKNQVVQEDPQEVGLRKILNFGHTIGHAVESYYLTNPTKNRMLHGEAIAVGMVVEAYISTVILGLNNTTYQEIKESIQYIYGKQLFTQTDIEEIVEWLKFDKKNRAGEIRMVLLANIGQCSYNKKVSKDLIVKGFEDYLK